The following are encoded together in the Mumia sp. Pv4-285 genome:
- a CDS encoding DNA glycosylase AlkZ-like family protein, with product MSGRVAPDDLALRTLARQFPEPSGTSVSDLVALYDALGPVQTQVPRAAFLFASSRLPGITHQTVVDAFESYALVKGTTLRGTVHSSTARHHAWSAAVAGPRLDVGLPKALQLDRLTATDVRAESSSYARGDWRDRDALVAHVADWVAQQESDGHGTVQDSHARNLVWGSPQLVRRPPDRRWHTRTDTLHRLATQVYDVAADDHDPDVARRELVRVHLGAYGPATRRDVAWWLGDNLRPVDAAIAALGDEVVQLTGPDGTTYLDLAEAPDGSTYDGGMRLLPEFDGLFFGYEGTGPERGRFTAIENLSRIFNRINGTTTPVVLDGTRLVAQWRIVPRGSRVDIEVLPLPGERAPDESAVGAALPAVEAVLDTEVADLRTIVA from the coding sequence ATGAGTGGACGCGTCGCACCGGACGACCTGGCGCTACGGACCCTCGCGCGGCAGTTCCCCGAGCCGTCCGGCACGAGCGTCTCCGACCTGGTCGCCCTGTACGACGCGCTCGGTCCGGTCCAGACGCAGGTGCCGAGGGCGGCGTTCCTGTTCGCGTCGTCACGTCTTCCCGGCATCACGCACCAGACGGTGGTGGACGCGTTCGAGTCGTACGCGCTGGTGAAGGGCACCACGCTGCGCGGCACCGTCCACAGCTCGACGGCGCGCCACCACGCGTGGTCGGCCGCGGTCGCCGGCCCGCGCCTGGACGTCGGCCTGCCCAAGGCGCTGCAGCTCGACCGGCTGACGGCGACCGACGTGCGCGCGGAGAGCTCCTCGTACGCCCGCGGCGACTGGCGCGATCGTGACGCGCTCGTCGCCCACGTGGCCGACTGGGTGGCCCAGCAGGAGTCCGACGGCCACGGCACGGTGCAGGACTCCCACGCCCGGAACCTCGTCTGGGGTTCGCCGCAGCTCGTCCGTCGCCCTCCTGATCGCCGCTGGCACACCCGTACGGACACGCTCCACCGGCTGGCGACCCAGGTGTACGACGTGGCGGCGGACGACCACGATCCCGACGTGGCTCGCCGCGAGCTGGTGCGTGTGCACCTGGGTGCGTACGGCCCCGCGACCCGTCGCGACGTCGCCTGGTGGCTCGGCGACAACCTCCGGCCGGTCGACGCCGCGATCGCTGCTCTGGGTGATGAGGTCGTTCAGCTGACCGGACCAGACGGGACGACCTACCTCGATCTCGCAGAGGCGCCCGACGGCAGCACGTACGACGGCGGCATGCGGCTGCTCCCGGAGTTCGACGGGCTGTTCTTCGGCTACGAGGGCACCGGTCCCGAGCGCGGCCGGTTCACCGCGATCGAGAACCTGTCCCGGATCTTCAACCGGATCAACGGCACGACCACCCCCGTCGTGCTCGACGGCACGCGGCTCGTCGCGCAGTGGCGGATCGTGCCGCGGGGGAGCAGGGTCGACATCGAGGTCCTTCCGCTGCCTGGCGAGCGCGCCCCCGACGAGTCCGCGGTGGGCGCTGCGCTCCCGGCGGTCGAAGCCGTGCTCGACACCGAGGTCGCCGACCTCAGAACCATCGTCGCCTGA
- a CDS encoding HIT family protein: MSGSYDATCTFCRVVTGELDAPIVYEDTDTIGFLDHRPVFKGHVLIVPRKHVVTLPDLPAERLAPYFAVVQHVARLLPDALGAQGTFVAENNVVSQSVPHLHFHVVPRTKGDGLRGFFWPRTKYAEGEADEFADRIRTALGARRPTI, translated from the coding sequence ATGTCAGGGTCGTACGACGCCACGTGCACGTTCTGCCGCGTCGTGACGGGTGAGCTCGACGCCCCCATCGTGTACGAGGACACCGACACGATCGGTTTCCTGGACCATCGTCCCGTGTTCAAGGGCCACGTCCTGATCGTCCCGCGGAAGCACGTCGTGACACTGCCCGACCTGCCGGCGGAACGCCTCGCGCCGTACTTCGCCGTCGTCCAGCACGTCGCGCGGCTGCTGCCCGACGCGCTCGGGGCGCAGGGCACGTTCGTCGCGGAGAACAACGTCGTGTCGCAGTCGGTCCCGCACCTCCACTTCCACGTCGTCCCGAGGACGAAGGGTGACGGGCTGCGCGGGTTCTTCTGGCCCCGGACGAAGTACGCCGAGGGCGAGGCCGATGAGTTCGCTGACCGGATCCGCACCGCCCTCGGCGCCCGGCGCCCCACGATTTGA
- a CDS encoding flavin reductase family protein translates to MTIHSEHPFLPPEGERDPLRRLRGRLAQAVTLCTAGAGAARVGLTVSSLVVADGDPAHVLLLVDEDSDLADVLEPGETFVVNLLGARDRALADPFAGTAPAPGGPFTLGTWDETPYGPVLASATAWLGARVTEEPRQIGWPLLVDGVVEHVEIGTDAPALAHLRGRYVDLG, encoded by the coding sequence GTGACCATCCACTCCGAGCACCCGTTCCTCCCGCCCGAGGGCGAGCGCGACCCCCTGCGGCGGCTGCGCGGTCGGCTGGCGCAGGCCGTCACGCTCTGCACGGCGGGCGCCGGCGCGGCCCGCGTCGGACTGACGGTCTCGTCGCTCGTCGTGGCCGACGGTGATCCGGCCCACGTGCTGCTGCTCGTGGACGAGGACAGCGACCTCGCCGACGTCCTCGAGCCGGGGGAGACGTTCGTCGTCAACCTGCTCGGAGCGCGGGACCGGGCGCTGGCCGACCCCTTCGCAGGCACCGCGCCGGCCCCCGGCGGCCCTTTCACGCTCGGCACCTGGGACGAGACGCCGTACGGGCCAGTGCTGGCGTCGGCGACCGCCTGGCTGGGTGCGCGGGTGACGGAGGAGCCGCGCCAGATCGGGTGGCCGCTGCTCGTCGACGGCGTCGTCGAGCACGTCGAGATCGGGACGGACGCACCGGCCCTCGCCCATCTCCGCGGGCGCTACGTCGATCTGGGCTGA
- a CDS encoding winged helix DNA-binding domain-containing protein, which translates to MRFTDEQRRHRLVVHHRVGAPPPATPPSVEEIVDGVLALHATDPATVYLSVLARSEALKLDDVRETMYGRRSIVRILAMRRTLFVAGLDDVPIIHSGASLGVARRLRTRLLKELRTVPTDPPLPDPEAWLAEVEAEVEAALRAAGTATGAQLSTAVPGLRTAILPTTDKAWDVRRTVTSPTLALLSAEGRIVRTEPRGSWTSRHHSWAPIEAWFEGGLPELDEKTARTLLARRWLEVFGPATVDDVQWWTGWNKTDTRAALAGIDLVDVDLETGPGIALPGTEPVDPPEPGAALLPALDPTPMGWKHRSWYLGAHRERLFDRMGNIGPTVWWDGRVVGGWAVRPDGEVVHRFLEDVGADARAAVEERASQLQGRLGGATVVASFPTPLERELRA; encoded by the coding sequence GTGCGCTTCACCGACGAGCAACGCCGCCACCGCCTGGTCGTCCATCACCGGGTCGGCGCTCCGCCGCCTGCGACCCCTCCGTCCGTGGAGGAGATCGTGGACGGTGTCCTCGCGCTCCACGCCACCGACCCGGCCACGGTCTACCTGTCGGTGCTCGCCCGCTCGGAGGCGCTCAAGCTCGACGACGTCCGCGAGACGATGTACGGGCGCCGCTCGATCGTCCGCATCCTCGCGATGCGCCGGACCCTCTTCGTGGCCGGTCTCGACGACGTCCCGATCATCCATTCCGGGGCCAGCCTCGGCGTTGCGCGCCGGCTGCGCACGCGACTTCTCAAGGAGCTCCGCACCGTCCCGACCGATCCGCCGCTCCCCGATCCGGAGGCGTGGCTCGCCGAGGTCGAGGCCGAGGTCGAGGCTGCGCTGCGGGCCGCGGGGACGGCGACCGGTGCCCAGCTGAGCACCGCCGTTCCCGGTCTCCGCACCGCGATCCTGCCCACCACCGACAAGGCGTGGGACGTCCGCCGTACGGTCACCTCCCCCACCCTCGCGCTGCTCTCCGCCGAAGGCCGGATCGTCCGTACGGAGCCACGTGGCTCCTGGACGTCGCGTCACCACTCGTGGGCACCGATCGAGGCGTGGTTCGAGGGTGGCCTCCCCGAGCTGGACGAGAAGACGGCGCGCACCCTTCTCGCCCGGCGCTGGCTCGAGGTCTTCGGACCGGCCACCGTCGACGACGTCCAGTGGTGGACCGGCTGGAACAAGACCGACACGCGCGCGGCGCTCGCCGGCATCGACCTCGTCGACGTCGACCTCGAGACAGGTCCCGGCATCGCGCTGCCCGGCACGGAGCCCGTCGACCCGCCGGAGCCCGGCGCCGCGCTGCTCCCCGCCCTCGACCCGACGCCGATGGGCTGGAAGCACCGCTCCTGGTACCTCGGCGCCCACCGTGAGCGCCTGTTCGACCGGATGGGCAACATCGGGCCGACCGTGTGGTGGGACGGACGCGTCGTGGGTGGCTGGGCGGTGCGGCCCGACGGCGAGGTCGTCCACCGATTCCTCGAGGACGTCGGCGCCGACGCACGCGCGGCGGTCGAGGAACGTGCCTCGCAGCTTCAGGGCCGGCTCGGCGGCGCGACGGTGGTGGCCAGCTTCCCGACACCCCTGGAGCGCGAGCTGCGCGCGTGA
- a CDS encoding ROK family protein yields the protein MPLQQQRPTGKGANQEAVRRHNLGTLLGHVHRDGDVSRAALTTRMDLNRSTIAALVAELERLGVVAQATPRGDRQGAGRPSLHVRPGEREVCVIAVELRVESIELARIGLGGAVLGRRSAPIGPGADPDAAADEVVRTAADLLTDVADDALLVGIGVGMPGIVSTEDGRIHYAPNLEWSDVAFSDLLEQRVGGEIPVVIGNDANLGVLAEHARGVARGMTDVVYLSGDVGVGGGLITRGRHLLGTVGYAGEVGHMRISTDGRRCRCGNRGCWEAEIGALAVADALESASHETAHLVDLLERVDAPSSSLREVGFKLGVGITNLVNIFDPQAVILGGLLSALYPAVQDDVDAEIRRGTLDSEDRRTEVLLPGLGRDSVLVGAGELAFGAMMADPLLVSGAAEGAVAQVRASVSV from the coding sequence GTGCCACTTCAGCAGCAGCGACCGACCGGCAAGGGTGCCAACCAGGAGGCGGTCCGCCGTCACAACCTCGGCACCCTGCTCGGACACGTGCACCGTGACGGCGACGTGTCCCGTGCTGCGCTGACGACGCGCATGGACCTCAACCGCTCCACCATCGCCGCACTCGTCGCGGAGCTCGAGCGCCTCGGTGTCGTCGCGCAGGCGACGCCGCGCGGTGACCGGCAGGGGGCCGGACGCCCCTCGCTGCACGTCCGTCCGGGCGAGCGTGAGGTCTGCGTGATCGCCGTCGAGCTGCGGGTGGAGAGCATCGAGCTCGCGCGCATCGGCCTTGGCGGGGCCGTGCTCGGTCGCCGGTCCGCGCCGATCGGGCCGGGAGCCGACCCGGACGCCGCCGCGGACGAGGTCGTACGGACTGCGGCGGACCTCCTCACCGACGTCGCCGACGACGCCCTGCTGGTCGGCATCGGTGTCGGGATGCCGGGCATCGTCTCCACGGAGGACGGTCGCATCCACTACGCGCCGAACCTGGAGTGGTCCGACGTCGCGTTCAGCGACCTGCTCGAGCAACGGGTCGGGGGCGAGATCCCGGTCGTCATCGGCAACGACGCCAACCTGGGCGTCCTCGCCGAGCACGCGCGCGGCGTCGCCCGCGGCATGACCGACGTCGTCTATCTCTCCGGCGACGTGGGAGTCGGTGGCGGACTGATCACCCGCGGGCGCCACCTCCTCGGGACGGTCGGGTACGCCGGCGAGGTCGGCCACATGCGCATCTCCACCGACGGCCGCCGCTGCCGCTGCGGCAACCGTGGCTGCTGGGAGGCCGAGATCGGCGCCCTGGCGGTGGCGGACGCGCTCGAGAGCGCCTCCCACGAGACCGCGCACCTCGTCGACCTGCTCGAGCGCGTCGACGCGCCGTCGTCCTCGTTGCGCGAGGTCGGCTTCAAGCTCGGGGTCGGCATCACGAACCTCGTCAACATCTTCGACCCGCAGGCCGTCATCCTCGGCGGGCTGCTCAGTGCGCTCTATCCCGCCGTGCAGGACGACGTCGACGCCGAGATCCGGCGCGGCACGCTCGACTCGGAGGACCGCAGGACCGAGGTGCTGCTGCCGGGGCTCGGCCGGGACTCCGTGCTGGTCGGCGCCGGTGAGCTGGCGTTCGGGGCGATGATGGCCGACCCGCTCCTCGTCAGCGGTGCGGCCGAGGGCGCCGTCGCCCAGGTCCGGGCGTCCGTCTCCGTGTGA
- a CDS encoding aconitate hydratase — translation MASVNSFNAKETLNVGDTAYEIFRLGAVTGEGLDVDSLPFSLKVLLENLLRTEDGADITADDIKALAGWDASAHPSNEIQFTPARVIMQDFTGVPCVVDLATMREAMADLGGDPSKINPLAPAEMVIDHSVIADVFGTPDAFERNVEIEYERNRERYQFLRWGQTAFDDFKVVPPGTGIVHQVNIEHLARTVFTREVDAPDGGKSLQAYPDTCVGTDSHTTMVNGLGVVGWGVGGIEAEAAMLGQPVSMLIPRVVGFKLSGELPEGSTATDLVLTITEMLRQHGVVGKFVEFYGSGVGAVPLANRATIGNMSPEYGSTIAVFPIDDETTKYLRLTGRSEEQIALVEAYAKAQGLWHDADREPRYSEYLELDLSTIVPSIAGPKRPQDRIVVTEAQAAFRSVLANYVEDDQTGGDDRKPGVPQQERPYGVTLGADEASAESFPASDAPATNGSGNGHDTAAAPVDWHSAAPKDGGRPSNPQRVTAEDGTVYEVDHGAVTIAAITSCTNTSNPSVMIGAALLARNAVEKGLTRKPWVKTTLAPGSKVVSDYYDRSGLTPYLDKLGFNLVGYGCTTCIGNSGPLIPEVSQAVNDGDLAVTSVLSGNRNFEGRINPDVKMNYLASPPLVVAYALAGTMDTDLFNDPLGKDNDGNDVFLKDIWPSPSEVEEVVAGAMSAETFKSEYADVFAGDERWQSLPTPEGDVFEWDEDSTYVRKAPYFDGMQHEPSPVTDIEGARVLLKLGDSVTTDHISPAGAIKKDSPAGKYLAEHGVQPRDFNSYGSRRGNHEVMIRGTFANIRLRNQLAPGTEGGFTRQLNEGGDVTTVFEASEKYVAEGIPLVVLAGKEYGSGSSRDWAAKGTALLGVKAVIAESYERIHRSNLIGMGVLPLQYPEGQTAESLGLTGEETFSFTGVTDLNEGRTPETVKVTAAGADGQSVEFDAVVRIDTPGEANYYRNGGIMPYVLRSLIG, via the coding sequence ATGGCCAGCGTCAACAGCTTCAACGCGAAGGAAACCCTGAACGTCGGGGACACCGCGTACGAGATCTTTCGGCTGGGGGCGGTGACGGGCGAGGGTCTGGACGTCGACTCGCTGCCGTTCAGCCTCAAGGTTCTCCTGGAGAACCTGCTCCGCACCGAGGACGGCGCGGACATCACGGCAGACGACATCAAGGCACTCGCGGGCTGGGACGCGTCGGCGCACCCCAGCAACGAGATCCAGTTCACGCCCGCCCGCGTGATCATGCAGGACTTCACCGGCGTCCCGTGCGTCGTCGACCTCGCCACCATGCGAGAGGCGATGGCCGACCTCGGCGGCGACCCGAGCAAGATCAACCCGCTCGCGCCCGCCGAGATGGTCATCGACCACTCGGTCATCGCCGACGTCTTCGGCACGCCGGACGCGTTCGAGCGCAACGTCGAGATCGAGTACGAGCGCAACCGTGAGCGCTACCAGTTCCTCCGCTGGGGCCAGACCGCGTTCGACGACTTCAAGGTCGTCCCGCCGGGCACCGGCATCGTGCACCAGGTCAACATCGAGCACCTTGCCCGCACGGTCTTCACGCGCGAGGTCGACGCCCCCGACGGTGGGAAGAGCCTCCAGGCGTACCCCGACACCTGCGTCGGCACCGACTCGCACACCACCATGGTCAACGGCCTCGGCGTGGTCGGCTGGGGCGTGGGCGGCATCGAGGCCGAGGCAGCGATGCTCGGCCAGCCCGTCTCGATGCTCATCCCGCGCGTCGTCGGCTTCAAGCTGTCCGGCGAGCTGCCCGAGGGCTCGACGGCGACCGACCTCGTCCTCACGATCACCGAGATGCTGCGCCAGCACGGCGTCGTCGGCAAGTTCGTCGAGTTCTACGGCTCCGGCGTCGGCGCCGTCCCGCTCGCGAACCGCGCCACGATCGGCAACATGAGCCCCGAGTACGGCTCGACGATCGCGGTCTTCCCGATCGACGACGAGACCACCAAGTACCTGCGTCTCACCGGCCGCTCCGAGGAGCAGATCGCGCTCGTCGAGGCGTACGCGAAGGCTCAGGGCCTGTGGCACGACGCCGACCGCGAGCCGCGCTACTCCGAGTACCTCGAGCTCGACCTGTCGACCATCGTGCCGTCGATCGCCGGCCCGAAGCGTCCGCAGGACCGCATCGTCGTCACCGAGGCCCAGGCGGCGTTCCGCTCCGTCCTCGCGAACTACGTCGAGGACGATCAGACCGGCGGTGACGACCGCAAGCCGGGCGTCCCGCAGCAGGAGCGCCCGTACGGCGTGACCCTGGGCGCCGACGAGGCGTCGGCGGAGTCGTTCCCCGCGAGCGACGCGCCTGCGACGAACGGGAGCGGCAACGGTCACGACACCGCGGCCGCGCCGGTCGACTGGCACTCCGCCGCACCCAAGGACGGTGGCCGGCCGAGCAACCCGCAGCGGGTGACGGCCGAGGACGGCACCGTCTACGAGGTCGACCACGGTGCGGTCACCATCGCAGCCATCACGTCGTGCACCAACACGTCCAACCCGTCGGTGATGATCGGCGCCGCCCTGCTCGCGCGGAACGCGGTCGAGAAGGGCCTCACCCGCAAGCCGTGGGTCAAGACCACACTCGCGCCCGGTTCGAAGGTCGTCTCCGACTACTACGACCGTTCGGGACTTACCCCGTACCTCGACAAGCTCGGCTTCAACCTCGTCGGCTATGGCTGCACCACCTGCATCGGCAACTCGGGACCGCTGATCCCCGAGGTGTCGCAGGCGGTCAACGACGGCGACCTCGCCGTCACCTCGGTGCTGTCGGGCAACCGCAACTTCGAGGGACGCATCAACCCCGACGTGAAGATGAACTACCTGGCGTCCCCGCCCCTGGTCGTCGCGTACGCGCTGGCCGGCACGATGGACACCGACCTGTTCAACGATCCGCTCGGCAAGGACAACGACGGCAACGACGTCTTCCTGAAGGACATCTGGCCCTCGCCGTCGGAGGTCGAGGAGGTCGTCGCCGGTGCCATGTCGGCCGAGACCTTCAAGAGCGAGTACGCCGACGTCTTCGCCGGTGACGAGCGCTGGCAGTCGCTGCCGACGCCCGAGGGCGACGTCTTCGAGTGGGACGAGGACTCGACGTACGTCCGCAAGGCGCCGTACTTCGACGGCATGCAGCACGAGCCGTCGCCGGTCACCGACATCGAGGGCGCGCGCGTGCTCCTCAAGCTCGGCGACTCGGTCACGACCGACCACATCTCGCCTGCCGGTGCGATCAAGAAGGACAGCCCGGCCGGCAAGTACCTCGCCGAGCACGGTGTGCAGCCGCGCGACTTCAACTCGTACGGCTCCCGCCGTGGCAACCACGAGGTGATGATCCGGGGCACGTTCGCGAACATCCGCCTCCGCAACCAGCTCGCACCGGGCACCGAGGGCGGCTTCACCCGTCAGCTCAACGAGGGTGGCGACGTCACCACGGTCTTCGAGGCGTCGGAGAAGTACGTCGCCGAGGGCATCCCGCTGGTCGTCCTGGCCGGCAAGGAGTACGGCTCGGGCAGCTCGCGCGACTGGGCCGCCAAGGGCACGGCGCTGCTGGGCGTCAAGGCCGTCATCGCCGAGTCGTACGAGCGCATCCACCGCTCGAACCTCATCGGCATGGGCGTCCTCCCGCTGCAGTACCCCGAGGGCCAGACCGCCGAGTCGCTGGGCCTCACCGGCGAGGAGACGTTCTCCTTCACCGGCGTGACGGACCTCAACGAGGGCCGTACGCCGGAGACCGTCAAGGTCACGGCTGCCGGCGCGGACGGGCAGAGCGTCGAGTTCGACGCGGTCGTCCGCATCGACACGCCGGGTGAGGCGAACTACTACCGCAACGGCGGCATCATGCCGTACGTGCTCAGGTCTCTCATCGGCTGA
- a CDS encoding GNAT family N-acetyltransferase → MEIVELTREHADDIVTWSYPEPNGCYDLTGMDPRHFTDLSRGFWALVEDGRLIGYRCYGRQARVPGFDYDDSALDTGGGLRPELTGQGLGQDAITTGLDFARERFAPSRFRVTVAEFNVRALKVVDALGFVAIEKFESPSDLTTYAVLVRDA, encoded by the coding sequence ATGGAGATCGTCGAGCTCACCCGTGAGCACGCCGATGACATCGTGACCTGGAGCTATCCCGAGCCGAACGGATGCTACGACCTCACAGGAATGGACCCCCGCCACTTCACCGATCTCTCGCGCGGCTTCTGGGCGCTCGTGGAGGACGGTCGCCTCATCGGCTACCGCTGCTACGGGAGGCAGGCGCGGGTGCCCGGCTTCGACTACGACGACTCGGCGCTCGACACGGGCGGCGGTCTGCGCCCCGAGCTCACCGGTCAGGGTCTCGGTCAGGATGCGATCACGACCGGGCTCGACTTCGCCCGCGAGCGGTTCGCACCATCCCGTTTTCGGGTGACCGTCGCCGAGTTCAACGTCCGAGCGCTCAAGGTGGTCGACGCGCTGGGGTTCGTGGCGATCGAGAAGTTCGAGTCGCCGAGCGACCTGACCACCTACGCCGTCCTGGTCCGCGACGCCTGA